The following is a genomic window from Salvelinus fontinalis isolate EN_2023a unplaced genomic scaffold, ASM2944872v1 scaffold_0204, whole genome shotgun sequence.
tgtttcctccagcatcttcacaaggtcctttggtgttgttctgggattgatttgcacttttcacaccaaagtacgttcatctctaggagacaaaatgcatctccttcctgagcggtatgatggctacgtggtcccatggtgtttatacttgcgtactaatgtttgtacagatcaacgtggtaccttcaggcgtttggaaattgctcccaaggacgaaccagacttgtggacgtctacaatgtttcttctgaggtcttggctgatttcttttgattttcccatgatgtcaagcaaagaggcactgagtttgaaggtaggccttgaaatacatccacaggtacacctccaattgactcaaattatgtcaattagcctatcagaaacttctaaagccataacatccttttctggaatttccaagctgtttaaaggcacagtcaacttcgtgtatgtaaacttttgacctactggaattgtgatacagtgaattataagtgaaataatctgtctgtaaacaattgttggaaaaattacttctgtcatgcacaaagtagatgtcctaacccacttgccaaaactatagtttgttaacaagacatttgtggaggggttgaaaaacgagttttaatgactccaacctaagtgtatgtaaacttccggctaAACAGAATATGCAGATAAATGGGACAAACCTAACGTTTTTCTGGACAAATGACCTATACTGAGGATATTCTAATTTTCATAAACAAAATTTAGTGTCACATGGGAACAGAGGAAATATACAAATCACCCAATTTGTAGCTTtttcaatctcataaaacatacAACCAGTATtatgtaaagtgtgtgttttaggaCAGAATACAATCAGTGGTTAGTTATGATTATCAATAAACATAGGACATGTTAACACATACTGAAGCAGGATAAGGAGAGTGTGGTCAACGGGTACTAGATGTAATACTTGCTATCGATACTGGCCTATCATAGTTAAGACtacaattgtcacgttcctgacctgttttcctttgttatgtatttgttttagtttggtcagggcgtgagtgttgggtgggcagtctatgttttctatttctatgtggggttttgtgttcggcctggtatgattctcaattagagacaggtgtgtatcgtttgtctctgattgagagtcatactaaggcagccagggtttcgctggtgttttgtgggtgtttgttcttgtgtcagcgtttgggccacacaggactgttgcaggttagtcacgtttgttgttttgttatattgtagtgttttgttggtttgccattaaatcatgaatacctcctactccgcatcttggtccgatccatgctcctcctcgtctgaggaggagaactacattgacaacctttacaacAATAGGCATAATATGTCCCAGGATGGCATTTAGGTGGGCAAGATGTTTACAATAAATATAGAACATAATACAATTAAATGAATCTAAATAACATAATGACCATGGGCATACtgattttaaataaaaaattaaataaaatacataCAATATTTACCTAAGCACATATATTGGAATTAATCAAATCTATGCTAATCTGTCCTTGATCTAATCTTTCTTACTCTGTGGCACATGAGTGCCACAGAGTAAGTTCTGCCCACGGTTGTTTGGGTTTCTAATTAAGTTCTGTGGTGACCATTTGGGACAGGGCAGGGAGTTGGTAAATCGCagactggagatatctggagaAAATAAATATGATCACCATTATAAGTGGTGTGTAGGAAAAAACTGTGAACAGAAAATGTAATTATGTATCTGATTCAACCTAATTAAATTAAATGTTATCTGATGTTGGCCAttgataaaaaaagaaaaatcgcATATGGATTTGATGGCTCACCTTGCATGGTGATGAGGAAGAAAATGTTGCCTCCCTTGAGGAATTCTCTATGCTTCAGGTGCGTCAAGGTTAGGAACTTTAAGTAGCCAACTGCAGGGTTTACGTAGAAGGACTCATCACCCCTGTTTTCTAGCATTCCGACTTTACAGGGATTGTTCCAGGAATCATGGTCTGCAAAATGGAGGAATACCTAGCGTCATACACATGCAAGGGAATGGAGGCTCTCATAATATAGAAGCATTTGCATTCAGTCATATGACTCATAAGCATGGCCATTTCTGTTTGCCACTGTCTCGAAAAGGTTTGTTTGTAAATGTGATCAAAGCTAGGCTGGGTATTGCAAATGAGCTGTGCACTTACTATAATCGATTGTGTTTTGGACACACTCGTATTGAATGTTTAAATTTCTCTTACCGTCCTGAAGTGAGGGTTCAGTGGTAATGCTGATTTGCTTGGACATGCGTTGCTGGAGGTGGGGATTCTGGTCCAGCAGTTGAATCGTCACTTGTCGATGGTGGCAAGGCCACTGGAGTTGGTCATCATACTTTCCTGAGACTAAGCGCACATAAACTCCAAACAACATTTCACGAAGATAAATGGCAATCTGGTAGGCATAGCCCTCTGGGGAATAGTATCTGGGGCTGTACACAACAGTGTTAATGTCACTGGTGGTTAAAAGATTCTCAAAGTCTTTAATCTGCCAGGTGTGATGGGGGCATTCGGTTTCTGACAGGTTGATGTCATCGATGGAAAACCCACCTGTAGACTGTCCTGCTCCTTTACGCACCTCAAACTCCACCTGGAAGGTTTTGGTGCCATTCAGGGGCACGTGGTAGGGCATCCAGTGAGATCCTGGGGAACCTtcagagagagacactagagatTAAACAATTATTTCTACGAGTGAATTTTCCAAGTGGTTGATTCACCTTCTCATCATCCTAACCTGTGATCTGTTCCATGAGGCGGAGAGTTCCTTTAGGGTCTCTCTCATCACGATACTCTCTGATCCAGATGTTGAGCTGGTCTAACTCGTTACCACTGTGGTAGTAGTAGAACTGCAGACACTGGACACTGCACTTCCTGCTGGGAGTCGTCTCCCTGCTCTCCAGTCGGGCTGTGTCCCCCTCCTGGCCTGACGCTGTGCTGgcatgcatgaagaaaccagtaCCTGGGTAAAGTAGGGTAAGCATTTTTAACAATTGTCTGATATTTGTATCTAATGGTCCTACAGCACAAGTtcagtttactgtctgtattaacAGCATTTTCATGAAGTAGTCAACTGTTGGTAAAGTGTGAGCTGTATTACAGCATTAAATCTCACCGTCTGTCTTCCCCAGGTTGGTGAAATCAGAATAAGGCCCCCCAATGACAGTCTTCATTCTTTTCCAGCCACCTACCAAACTCTTGGTGCAGCGACTCATCCCACACAATCTCTGGTTGTCGAAGTTGCAATGTTCAATAAATGAAATAGATTTTTCTAAAGGAGGAGAAGAATACACATGTTTTTCAACTTGGACATGCAGTACAGTAGATCTGCTTGGTTTCATGACACACACTTACTGCATCCGTATAGCTTGTTGAGCATCAAGGCATCTTGTGGGCTCATTTCAAGGCGTTGTCCAATAATCTTTTGGTACTCAGGTTGCTTAGTGATGATGGTAGGTCCCTCTCCCTTGCTGAATGATGTTTCACTGTAATGCAGCACCGAGCTGTAGTCATACGGTAAACCCAGGGTGGTCGAATAATGGGGAGAGACCTTCACAAAGTTCCTCTCATGACCTGTAGACAAGGAGTCGATTCATGACACTTAATTACTGTTTTAGTTTACAACCTCAAATTTCCTGAAATTAAAGTCTTGATTATCAGCCTATTACACTCATGATAAATAAACATCATTTACTTTCCCGTACAACATTTTGCTAACATTGTGAAGACATCATGTATATCAAGTTAATTTAATAACAAAAAATGCATAATATGTAGACCATATTATTAGAATTTATAGCTGAAAAACGCTGAAGAAAATGTGAACAAACCACGTCTTATATTTTTCCAAACAATGGTCACATATTCATCCCTGTCATATCTGGACTGTTCATGCCAGATTCCCAGAGCGTGTAGAAACTCATGCTCCACAATGCCAATATGATCACAGTAATTTCCAATGGAAAGAGGCTGTCCATACTTGGAAGATCTCCCTACGTGGGAGGAACACCTACATTAAAAGAAAGCAAGGAGACACAAAAATTAACCTGTATCAATATCAAGCAAGTCAGATATCTTCAGTTAAAAGGGGCAAACTACCCATGTTCCCTCAAGTGATAAGGCAGTGAAAAAAATGATCTTACCCTCTGTTCTTCTGGGCTGAAATGAAGTGATACTCAGAGCCTCTGGGCTTGAAGTCGACGCATGATTTTAGTCTGAACTGCTCAAAGGCCCGAAGAATGATCCCTTTTGCATTCAAAGCTGAGTTCATATAGAAAACATATGGTAAAAGTGATGGCAAATGAAGGCCTTTGGGGGAACGATCCATCACTTATCCAACCTTTATTTATCAACCGGGTGGGAAGGCCTTCACTCAGTATAGGAACAgattacatacacacaaccactgttTCTGAGCAGATGCTGGATGCAGAATAATATGTTCAGTAAATGGTCAAAAGAGACTCTGCAATCTTAGCTCCCATGTGGTTTATTGGAGACAGTGTTTTGACCACTTAGGTTTTCATTAGGTATCCATTCACAAAGAACAAGCCAACGTTCTGTGTATAGACATATGACATCCCACCTGAGGACATCCCTCAAGTGACAGGTATAGTCTACCGTGTGATGTTACTTGGGGATGTCTGTCCATATATGGATTTATAAATGGAGACCTGATGAAGATTTGTACTCACCAAGGGTTTCTTCTAGCACATAGGGGACAGGAAGGTCCCATAGTTTGTCCTTGTTCAAAACGG
Proteins encoded in this region:
- the LOC129844701 gene encoding meprin A subunit beta-like; protein product: MNSALNAKGIILRAFEQFRLKSCVDFKPRGSEYHFISAQKNRGCSSHVGRSSKYGQPLSIGNYCDHIGIVEHEFLHALGIWHEQSRYDRDEYVTIVWKNIRRGHERNFVKVSPHYSTTLGLPYDYSSVLHYSETSFSKGEGPTIITKQPEYQKIIGQRLEMSPQDALMLNKLYGCKKSISFIEHCNFDNQRLCGMSRCTKSLVGGWKRMKTVIGGPYSDFTNLGKTDGTGFFMHASTASGQEGDTARLESRETTPSRKCSVQCLQFYYYHSGNELDQLNIWIREYRDERDPKGTLRLMEQITGSPGSHWMPYHVPLNGTKTFQVEFEVRKGAGQSTGGFSIDDINLSETECPHHTWQIKDFENLLTTSDINTVVYSPRYYSPEGYAYQIAIYLREMLFGVYVRLVSGKYDDQLQWPCHHRQVTIQLLDQNPHLQQRMSKQISITTEPSLQDDHDSWNNPCKVGMLENRGDESFYVNPAVGYLKFLTLTHLKHREFLKGGNIFFLITMQGMIIIMIVLS